CACTGGCATCATGCATTCCAATAATTTGTCAACTGATGCTAGATACTGATGGGTCTTCTTTTGATGGCTTTGACTTTAGAGgcacaaaagcaaaaaagaagttATGGAGGAGATCATATTTAAAAGCAAGTTGTTCAAGGTGGGGACTTTTCTTGTTTAATGTGTTGATTCATTCTTGAGGCTGTATTGCACAACGTTTTGATTCTTCTCAATTTTAACCAGGctcaaaaagcaaaagataagGAAGAGAACGAGCAATTGATGGAAGACTTGGACAAAAATTTTACTTCCTTAGTCCAGTCTGAAGCTTTACTTTCTTTGACTGAGCCTGGCAAGATGAGTGCATTAAAGGCACTTGTCAACCAGAGTGTTCCGAAAGAGCCTCTGAAGATTACTAAATTCTCCGCCACAGAGAAAGCAGAGACTTTTGCTCAGGTAGAGTTCTATTATAATGTTTTTCGCCCATTAATTTATATTTATCATTCCCAGATAATTTGTATCTTCTGTTGTGGTGGTTAGCTGTCGAAACCGTCTATCTACCTTGTTATTGGTTCCATTTTGTAGCTTATGCGCTGTGGCCACCTTTAACACTGTCAGAATTTCGAATTCATCTGGTGAACTTTGATCATTTGTCAGTGTCAGACTCTTAATTGGATCTGCTTGTGACAGGAAAAGCCTGATACTTATGACAAACTTGTAAAGGAAATGTCATTAGATATGCGAGCTCGGCCATCCGACCGAACGAAGACACTGGAAGAGATTGCCCAGGAAGAAAGAGAACGACTTGAGCAACTTGAGGTATAAAGTGCAATATTTGTAGCTATTTCTCTTTGATTTCCATCCAGGGCAGTTCTATTTTTCTGGAGTTCTGTAATCAACCATTTGAGAGTTCTGGCTTCTAGTTCTTACAGGGATGGGAAACAATGGATTAATAGTGGAAAAGATACTGTATTAATAATGTTCGATGTTGTAGCTCATACTCTGTCCTTTCTGGTGTTAGATGTGCTGTTATTATCTTTGGATAATATTGCCTCTGGATGGTGGAACAATTCAATTCAAACAAAATAgttgttttcaaatatttaatCTGGTTCAAGTTGATATCTCATTCTATATTTTGAAGAATATCATTTATTCAAACTATTGCATCACCCTGTTATTTTGCAAGTTGTCAGCTAGCTTTCAGTAGTATTTTGGTGGGACATGGCAAGTACAGGTGCTCTAATCATCTCAGCAGGACGCTTGCGTTGTTTTCTTTGACCATGCTTGTAGTACCTGTGTGGGCTTGCTATTTCACCTATGAACCCCATATCTGACAAGGATATGCTAATTAGGTTTTGGAAGTTGGATGTCCTCTATTAGCTTAAAATCATCTAGGAGAGATGGAGCCCTTCATTTCAAAGTCGAATGTGATTTTTCACTCTATGATTTTTTACTACATGCCAGGAAGAACGTAAGAAAAGGATGCTTGCTACTGATGATAATagtgatgaggatgatgaagatgatgagaaacCATCGGCTAAGAAGATTAGATCCTTATCGGGCGATGACCTTGGTGATTCCTTCTCAGTGGACGAACAAACCCAGACTAAGAAGGGCTGGGTTGATGAGATTCTTGAAAGAGAGGCTGCTGCTAACTCTGACGATGAAGATGAGGGTTCTTCTGAGGAGTCAGACAGTGCTGAAAATGATAGTGGATCTGATGATGACAAAGATGATCATGACAAAACATATCTTCTCAAGGATTGGGAGCAAAGTGATGATGAAAGACTTGATGCTgatctagaagaagaagaagaagaagaagaagaagaaagagaaggagaagaagattaCAATGATGCTAGTGAGAATAGTAAAGAACAAGTTGGGCATTTAGACAATAAAACAATGAAGAATGTGGACGTGCACGAAAATAAGAAGAAAGTTGCCAATTTTTCTGAAGGGACTAGCATCCTTCCCTTTTTGATTGAAGCACCAACAAGCTTGGAAGAATTTAATGTTTTGTTGGAGAATCGTTCCAATTCGGATATTATTCTATTAATTAGTCGAATTCGGGCTAGCAATGCAATAGCTCTTGCTGcagaaaatcgaaaaaagatGCAGGTATGAATCATTATCTGGCTATATTGTGCTTATAGTTTAATTGTGCTTCTGACAGGACATTCTACTGCATGTAATCTTCTATATCTCAACTGTTTAGTTTAGCCAATTAACTGTGCTTCACTTGTGGTTCTCTGATTTGGTAGAGTTCTTAATTATTGGCAGAATTATTGTTTAGTGTAAATGTTCGTTTAATCAAAAATACTAAAGCCTATGCAATCAAACCAGGCATGTATTGCCTACATAAATTCAGGTTGTTTTCCGGCATTGTACTGTTGAACATCTTTCTATATAGGCTACAAAACTATCTGTTGTTAATGTGAACATTTTAGGCAGGTTTTACAATTCCATTTAGAGTaattttgcccttttcccaATAATTTTTGGTTATGCGTTTGAGGAGTAGCCAAACACTGTCTCCAAATTTGTAGCTGAAGCCTACGGTCTGAGTAGCAAGCATTTCTGAGGATGATCTGAGATGTATCTCATTTTGCAGGTGTTTTACGGCGTACTACTGCAGTATTTTGCCATATTAGCAAGTAAAAAGCCATTGAATTTTCAGTCGTTGAATATGTTGGTCAAGCCACTAGTAGAAATGAGCACGGAGATTCCATACTTTGCTGCAATTTGTGCTCGTCAAAGAATCCTAAGAACTCGTACACAGTTCTGTGAGGTCATTAAGAACTCAGGTTAGCTGCAGTGGAACATTATATAACAATCTTATTACTGGATGAAAGTTTGGagaattttttgttgaatgTATTAAATGCTAATTGTCTCTTGTTTCCTTTTCATTGGATAGAGACCAGCAGTTGGCCATCTCTGAAGACATTGTTCCTTTTGCGGCTATGGTCGCTGATATTTCCATGCTCTGACTTTCGTCATGTTGTCATGACCCCAGCTGTCTTGTTAATGTGCGAATATCTGATGCGTTGCCCCGTTCTTTCGGGTCGGGATGTTGCTCTAGGGGCTTTTCTATGCTCTATGCTTCTCTCGGTACGTTCTAAAAACATATTTCTAGTTCAAGTTGTTGCATATAGGATTTTTTTCCGCAATAGGTCACTGAGATATGTTACTGATTTTAGGTTGGCAATGGCATGCAATGCACTGTAGTTCAATGTCGCTATTTTGAGGGGCCATTATCGCTTTTGTGGCTTCAACTTATTTGGGTGCACGAACAAGTTCTTTTAAATACCCCTTGTTCCTCTCATTGTGGTTGAGATGGTTACTTTTTCCTCCTGTGTGAGTATTTCCATCGTCATGGTGTGGAATTTCATCTTATGGGTAGTGCCTCATACATGCTTAGTGTTTCTTTAAGATCAGTATACATTGGTACAGCTGTCCTACAAATTAAGGTCAATTGTAGTTGCTAAGTGGTTGATTACAATGATTGGACATGATGTGACTTAATTGCTTGCTAAGAATGCTTGGTTTCAGGGTTTCTGCTTGAGCTAAATAGTCATTTTCTTCAGCACTCGACACGGTGTTTTCAGTTTTCCACGTTGCATTCACGACCTTGATTATATAGTGGTGGTATTTTGAAGCTTCATTATTGATTTTTGGATGTGCAGCTGCAATTAACTGATgtcacttgttttttttattgaaggtAACTAaacaatctcagaagttttgtCCAGAGGCCATAATGTTTCTAGAAACTTTGCTCTCTGCAGCGATGGACAGGAAAATAGGATCTAACCAAAATTCTCAGGTATGTGTCATggttttcctttccatttttgAATCTGCCTGACAACTTGGAATTTCAAGGAGACTGATAGGTTGCGATGAAAATGACTGGTATGCATGTGTGTGTTTTTCTGTGACAGTTTGGCAATCTTATCCAGTTTAGAGTGCAAACGCCTCTACTGTGTATTCGTGAAGGTGCAAGTGAATTTAGCCCtttgaattttctgaaaataatcgACATGCCTGATGAATCCCCTTTTTTCAGCTCCGATGGTTTCAGGTTAGTATGTTTTGGGTTTATCTCTTCCTTGCCCATCGTTCTTTTTAGTGCAGTATGGATGTTAGCTATTTGCTGTATTCAAATGGCCAATTTTGTCGtcagaaaaattgaaatcagATCACAAGGATCTCATTGTGGATAAAATCTCATGTTGGTTAAATGCATCTGTATCTATATCTTCAGTCAAGTAATCTAGGGGGCAAGGTGGTGGTGTGTGGTTGAAACTGTCGTATGGCCAGGGTACCTTCATATATTTTCTTcattgaaaagttttaggaatcAAATCATGTTGTTTAAAAAATGAACTCGTTTATATGCAGGGCTAGCGTACTGGCTTCCATGATTGAGACCCTTAGCGGTTTCGCCGGTATATATGGGAAATTAAGTTCATTCCCTGAAATTTTCATGCCAATTTCATCTTTGTTACTTGAAGTGGCACAGCAACAAAACATGCCAAATGAGTTGCGAAATAAATTTGAGGATGTTGCCCAACTTATCAAGAGAAAAGCTGATGAACATCAGATGCTCCGGCAACCCCTTCAACTGCGGAAGCGAAAGCCAGTTCCTATCAAGCAACTTAATCCTAAGTTTGAGGAgaagtactctctctctctctctctctctctcgtgagcAGATGTGGATGTGTCATGCATCTAGTGTTTTGAATATGTATAGTGCACCTTATTCACTGTATGCTTAGTGTAGACTGCATTCATCGCATGTTGCCCTCTGTTAGTGAATGATTTACATCAAGTATAATCTGATGGAGATATATACTTCTTTTTTCTGACAGCTTTGTTAAGGGT
The genomic region above belongs to Rhodamnia argentea isolate NSW1041297 chromosome 6, ASM2092103v1, whole genome shotgun sequence and contains:
- the LOC115726155 gene encoding nucleolar protein 14 isoform X1, producing MAKMSGLGSSNSGNRTKKKNNKSKSRPDAVAMKAKAPKPNPFETIWSRRKFDILGKKRKGEERRVGLARSRAIEKRKNTLLKEYEQSGKASVFVDKRIGEDKEGMGEFEKAILRSQREYKLKLNKKSKYNLSDGEEDDHEYEAGAFMGRDDFEDEMLPDDDDDGGGAETAGSYKKSSILKQLFTQGANSPETNGIEGEENRHKSKKEVMEEIIFKSKLFKAQKAKDKEENEQLMEDLDKNFTSLVQSEALLSLTEPGKMSALKALVNQSVPKEPLKITKFSATEKAETFAQEKPDTYDKLVKEMSLDMRARPSDRTKTLEEIAQEERERLEQLEEERKKRMLATDDNSDEDDEDDEKPSAKKIRSLSGDDLGDSFSVDEQTQTKKGWVDEILEREAAANSDDEDEGSSEESDSAENDSGSDDDKDDHDKTYLLKDWEQSDDERLDADLEEEEEEEEEEREGEEDYNDASENSKEQVGHLDNKTMKNVDVHENKKKVANFSEGTSILPFLIEAPTSLEEFNVLLENRSNSDIILLISRIRASNAIALAAENRKKMQVFYGVLLQYFAILASKKPLNFQSLNMLVKPLVEMSTEIPYFAAICARQRILRTRTQFCEVIKNSETSSWPSLKTLFLLRLWSLIFPCSDFRHVVMTPAVLLMCEYLMRCPVLSGRDVALGAFLCSMLLSVTKQSQKFCPEAIMFLETLLSAAMDRKIGSNQNSQFGNLIQFRVQTPLLCIREGASEFSPLNFLKIIDMPDESPFFSSDGFRASVLASMIETLSGFAGIYGKLSSFPEIFMPISSLLLEVAQQQNMPNELRNKFEDVAQLIKRKADEHQMLRQPLQLRKRKPVPIKQLNPKFEENFVKGRDYDPDRERAERRKLKKLIKQEAKGAVRELRKDNYFLFEVKEREKASLEQERLEKYGRAKSFLQEQEHAFKSGQLGKGRKRRR
- the LOC115726155 gene encoding nucleolar protein 14 isoform X3; this encodes MAKMSGLGSSNSGNRTKKKNNKSKSRPDAVAMKAKAPKPNPFETIWSRRKFDILGKKRKGEERRVGLARSRAIEKRKNTLLKEYEQSGKASVFVDKRIGEDKEGMGEFEKAILRSQREYKLKLNKKSKYNLSDGEEDDHEYEAGAFMGRDDFEDEMLPDDDDDGGGAETAGSYKKSSILKQLFTQGANSPETNGIEGEENRHKSKKEVMEEIIFKSKLFKAQKAKDKEENEQLMEDLDKNFTSLVQSEALLSLTEPGKMSALKALVNQSVPKEPLKITKFSATEKAETFAQEKPDTYDKLVKEMSLDMRARPSDRTKTLEEIAQEERERLEQLEEERKKRMLATDDNSDEDDEDDEKPSAKKIRSLSGDDLGDSFSVDEQTQTKKGWVDEILEREAAANSDDEDEGSSEESDSAENDSGSDDDKDDHDKTYLLKDWEQSDDERLDADLEEEEEEEEEEREGEEDYNDASENSKEQVGHLDNKTMKNVDVHENKKKVANFSEGTSILPFLIEAPTSLEEFNVLLENRSNSDIILLISRIRASNAIALAAENRKKMQVFYGVLLQYFAILASKKPLNFQSLNMLVKPLVEMSTEIPYFAAICARQRILRTRTQFCEVIKNSETSSWPSLKTLFLLRLWSLIFPCSDFRHVVMTPAVLLMCEYLMRCPVLSGRDVALGAFLCSMLLSVTKQSQKFCPEAIMFLETLLSAAMDRKIGSNQNSQFGNLIQFRVQTPLLCIREGASEFSPLNFLKIIDMPDESPFFSSDGFRLVCFGFISSLPIVLFSAVWMLAICCIQI
- the LOC115726155 gene encoding nucleolar protein 14 isoform X2, which encodes MAKMSGLGSSNSGNRTKKKNNKSKSRPDAVAMKAKAPKPNPFETIWSRRKFDILGKKRKGEERRVGLARSRAIEKRKNTLLKEYEQSGKASVFVDKRIGEDKEGMGEFEKAILRSQREYKLKLNKKSKYNLSDGEEDDHEYEAGAFMGRDDFEDEMLPDDDDDGGGAETAGSYKKSSILKQLFTQGANSPETNGIEGEENRHKSKKEVMEEIIFKSKLFKAQKAKDKEENEQLMEDLDKNFTSLVQSEALLSLTEPGKMSALKALVNQSVPKEPLKITKFSATEKAETFAQEKPDTYDKLVKEMSLDMRARPSDRTKTLEEIAQEERERLEQLEEERKKRMLATDDNSDEDDEDDEKPSAKKIRSLSGDDLGDSFSVDEQTQTKKGWVDEILEREAAANSDDEDEGSSEESDSAENDSGSDDDKDDHDKTYLLKDWEQSDDERLDADLEEEEDYNDASENSKEQVGHLDNKTMKNVDVHENKKKVANFSEGTSILPFLIEAPTSLEEFNVLLENRSNSDIILLISRIRASNAIALAAENRKKMQVFYGVLLQYFAILASKKPLNFQSLNMLVKPLVEMSTEIPYFAAICARQRILRTRTQFCEVIKNSETSSWPSLKTLFLLRLWSLIFPCSDFRHVVMTPAVLLMCEYLMRCPVLSGRDVALGAFLCSMLLSVTKQSQKFCPEAIMFLETLLSAAMDRKIGSNQNSQFGNLIQFRVQTPLLCIREGASEFSPLNFLKIIDMPDESPFFSSDGFRASVLASMIETLSGFAGIYGKLSSFPEIFMPISSLLLEVAQQQNMPNELRNKFEDVAQLIKRKADEHQMLRQPLQLRKRKPVPIKQLNPKFEENFVKGRDYDPDRERAERRKLKKLIKQEAKGAVRELRKDNYFLFEVKEREKASLEQERLEKYGRAKSFLQEQEHAFKSGQLGKGRKRRR